The window GCTCTTCCGGGAGGTCGCGAATCCAGGTCAGCTGCCAGGGTGAAGGGAATGCCTTGCCCTCGCGTCTCTGCTGCTTCCGAGCTGGGCTACAGAGCCTCGACCGAGGGCTGAGGGAGTCGTCACACTCGGGCTCGTCTGCGAGCTCGCGCTTCCGAGGGCGATCCATCGTCAGTTGCCAACCGACGGTCCGTGAAAGGACGCGGTTGGTGAGCCGAGGTCGTTGCCCGTTGCGCTCGGGCTTGAGGATGTTCTGCCGTTTCGACTGTTGGGAATCGGCCGCCTGTCCTGCCGTACTCACGACCTGCTGGACATGATATGCTAGCGATGAAAATGGTGGCAAGTGCCGTGTCTCATGCTGCCTCTGGACGGTATGACGTTGCTTGGCTGCCGTATGTAAGCAGGAACGGCAAAGGCCAACAAGCAACCAGCCAGAACGCTTAGCGCTAACTGATAACGCCGCTCCCCTCCCATGCTTGAAACGCTCCAATTTGGAATCGAGAAAACGAGGAACCGCCTCGCCCCGGAAGATTCACCACTTCGGCCAACGATTGATTGGCACGGCATGATGAACGACATGAAtgttgtcgtcgacgcgcaaGCTCCCACGCGCATGCCAGTGCTTGCATATGTATTGCATCATATATACGCACTGGGAAGCATATCaagtagtaatacttgtttctgtatccgtactccgcaggtacctgcaagtaattGTTCTGTACTAGGAATTGttttgtacagtacaaagtaATTGaagatgtactgtactaagtaATTATACTCTACTGCACTAAGTAATTATACTCTACTGTACTAAGTAATTATACTCTACTGTACTAAGTAATTTGTACTGTTCTTACGTACAATACTTGCCTAAGTACAAGCAATCGTCACACTCCACCCGGAGAACTTGAATGTGGGATGGTACTCCGGAGGTACGGCGTACTGTATTGCTGATTACTCTCCGTACAATTCCTaatgtacttgagtagttgtacaactactgtgcTTAAGTATTCACTTGTACCGTAGATTtagatacggagtactccgtatgggCACTTGTACTATAGGAGGtcttgtactctgtagtaCAGAGTGCACTGAACTTGATAGGGTATAAGATACTGCCATtctactactccgtacgcttaATCCGGTCTCCTGTCGTTGGGTTTCCTGCAGGGTCGGGGCTATGTCAGTATTTTTTCCCTGACAAACACAGTTCTAGTAGTGTACCACTGTAATTAGATGACCATCTATCTCCCTTGGGTGGTTAGCTCGCGAgactgccgacgacgacgatgacagTGCTGGGAAGAGTGCTCCACTGCCTGACCAACAACAAGAGCAAGTATGAACCCGGGATTAATATTACTAAGATAAGCGGTAttctgcacggagtactccgtactcaagTTAGTCTTGCCCAGCCACAGGCAATCCCTTCGACGGTGGGAAAATTGACCCGAATTCAAGGATCCTGTGGGAAATGCCAGGATTTTTCGGCCCCGCTATTATTGACATCAAGGTAAAGCCATTCTATTGGCGCACTAACAACGTCATGAGAACAGGTGATTTGTTGACTTGAGAGAGCCTCGCCGGTTTTCTGATCTTGGCTGCGCCCGACGTTGTTGGTGCAGTTAAGTTTAACCGTCCCAGTTGCACGGAAAGAGTGCTTGCTCATCGTTCCAGGGCAGCTCCAGCGGGTGGAAATCCGAAGCTCGCTAGACGAAGCGTTGAAGCGAAAAGACGCTCTGTCGCGCTTGTTGGGAAGGTGGCATGAATAGTCAGTACCACCGGCAATAAAATCGTCAAACTCCCTGCGCGAGGTCGAGAAATACCCCTCACCGAGCTGGGCCGAGCACTGGGCCTTGTAGTCAACTTTCGGATGGGTGAGAGAAAACTTGACGTAACAGAATTCGTTATGATATTTGGTCGTCACAGAGGTATACGATGCATCGTATTCAAAGTTTTCGATAGTCCACCAAGATTTCCACTTGGAACTGTCGAAACATTTTTTGGCGTTTTCTCTCAGTTCGAGAAGCGGCTCGCTGATttcggccgtggccgagccggTAAGGAGAAGGGCTATAAGAACATGCCCAATCATAGCAACGGCGGGGTAGAGGTGCATCGCGTCCCGATGGTTGCTTTCATTCGGCAATGATGTAGATGGATGGAACGATGGAGAAGGAGTATCGCTCAGGCGTCAAGTCGGTGGCGGGCAACAAGGGAGAGCTGGATAAGGCAGCGACGGGATATTATCTGGAGAGGAACTTTCTGCCATACTTATACTTGCAAATGGAGTCCTCTGCGGGATTCATACTGAGTTGCACATCCGTTCTTCTCGATTTGCAATTGTATTCAGGGGGGTGGTGTCAGTGCCAAGAAGTGTGAGTGTTTTACTGTGCAACAAGACCGTTTCTGACCAATGCGATGATTGTATCGCTGTGTGCGGAGTGCTCGGTATCAATACTTTCTGTAATACTTTGTATGAGATCCATTCAGCGGGTCCCCGACCGCCAGGCGTATTGCACCGGACACGATTAATGCTTTTCCACAGCGACGGTTGTGCGGCTGAAAGTCATCATGACTAGGGACCGTGGTTGAATCTGGCAGAGCTTTGCCGCGCGGAGGTTCCCGCATGGAGGTCTATTGCAAGCAATCCGGTGTTGATGCTTACAAGTGCAGCAAGACAAGGACTCGGAAATTCCCCCGGTGCTAGCAGGTTGAGAGTAAGGCTTTGGCGCATGAGTATGGAAGCTCGTACGTGCATCAGCTCACCTGCACGTGTAGTCGGTACTGCCGTGAACAAAGTTGTTGAATATcttggacgaggacgaggacgaggacgaggagagagTCTCGCTGATCCTACAGTACGCATTGTGGTATCCATTTACAGGTGTTCTCGAAGAACAATGAACCAAGAACAAGGATAGTCGTTTATGATGTTGTGTGAGCGAAAATAACAGAGCAACACTACTGTACGTACGTTCATATCTGCCTCTCCCTTACTGACACTACTGAAGCACTTGGCACCGCCCTGAGTTGCGTTACAGCTATGGACTCGCCTTTCGGCTGACCGGCGTGGAGAGTCAATCCAATGACCAGGCAAGCCTGGAGTAGCCGTGATGTCCAATTGGGTTGGGACGAGGGAGAACCCCGACGGTGAGTCGCGAATGGTCCCTGTGAGCAAAGCGTGTGTTTGCAAGCCGTTGGACTACGCGTACTGACCATCCGAACAGCACCCGGAGCCGATCCGCACAAGACAAGTTGTCGGCCCAATAACGAAAATTATCACCTCGCAGATTGACATACCCTTATCTCCATGTTTCATGTATTATTGCTAGGCAAGAGCACGAGGGACGATCAGCGAGTATGGCCTGTGGCAGAGGTGTAGACTTGTAAGCACtttagtacagtacagtactgtactccgtgcagtcAGTGAACgtgagtacttacacttacagtacatgtactccgtacataccccgtacttaagttttattactgtacttaagtacttactaggtacttaagtgcagtacatgcatacaagtacatacatgtacatgtggcTGCAGCACCATCAATCCCCATCCTGCCCCACTTTGTCCCCCCTAACGTGGCTGACCCACAGTGAAGGTTGCGGCTCGTGGCGGCTCCAGCGCACTTCTGGTCACCCCTAGACGGCCCCAGTTGTGGCGCAGGTTGGCCCATGTCGTTGGCCCATGCCTGCTGGCCTTCGTCCATCGATGCCTCGTTGTTCACCTTTCGCCTTTTCGCTCTCCCTTCCCCGATCCTCTGGTCTGGTCTGGAGATCTAGTCCCTTCCTCTGCCTCTATCGCCTCTACCTACCGCTTTCCAGCCGGGTGCCGCGTCCCTTTGCCGGCGTCATCGCTTGACAGAAATCGTCGCATGGCCGCCAgtctgctcctcctcctcgttcaTGCGGGCCCGACAACACCATTTTAGCCCGTACTTTGCTACCTAGGTCGGTTTGCGCCTGACTTTGTCGCACGAATTCACCTCCGGAccctccgacgacgactggcTCGGCTCCTCTCTACTCGCATCGATCAACACCGACCGCTTGGATACGGACACGTCGAAGCGTCAtcatcgacgacctcgacggcgtcctttCTTGTCCTCTCCCAACGCTGCGCTGCCACGGCCAAGTCTCCACCATCTCGTCGTCCCAGGTGCAGAGTAGCTAGCTCATCATGAGGCCCAACgctctcgccctcctcgccggcgtcgcagcCCTCGGCCGTGCGCAGTCTTCGGCCGTGCCCGAAGCTAAGAAGGAGGGTGCCGCCCTGAGCTCGGGGACGGTGCCGCCCCTGCTGGAACTCACCCCCTCCACTTGGGAAGAGGAGTCTAAGCGATCGAGGTGGCTCCTCATCAAGCACTACAGGTGTGTGTTTGCTTTCCTCGCGCGAAGCGCCTTTCCCTTGCCTGTTGGGCTGACACCGATGCCCTCGCAGCCCGTACTGCGACCACTGCAAAGCGTTCGCGCCGACCTATCAGACGGCCTACGAATTCTACCACAcctcgaagccggcggcggacaCGACCTTCTTCAAGTATTACGATTTCCGCTTCGCCATGATAAATTGCGTGGCCTACTCGGACCTTTGCGGGAGCCACAACGTCACATCCTTCCCGACGACGGTCCTGTACGAGAACGGCGAGAGCATCGACCGCATCCGCGGCGCCAAGGGCATGAAGGAGCTCAGCGAGCTGATCGAGCCTGCGCTGGAGAAGACAAAGCCCGGCTCGCGACCGAAGAACCTCGTCCTGCCCACGGCCGGTGCGACGTTTTCTGACGTGGCGAAGCCGGACGCTGCGAAGAAGCAGGACGTCAACCAGGATGACGTCAAGGAAACAAaggcgaagacggcgccggccgagcaCAGCACGAGCGGCGCCTCGGTCGCCCTGACGGCCGAGAGCTTCCAGAAGCTCGTGACCATGAGCAAGGACCCGTGGTTCATCAAGTTCTACGCGCCCTGGTGCCATCACTGCCAGGCCTTGGCGCCCACGTGGGAGCAGATGGCCAAGTCGATGCGCGGCAAGCtcaacgtcggcgaggtcaaCTGCGACAAGGAGACGCGCCTGTGCAAGGACGTCGGCGCACGCGCCTTCCCCACCATCCTCTTCTTCAAGGGAGCCGAGCGGGCGGAATACAACGGTCTCCGGGGCCTCGGCGACTTGGTGCAGTACGCCGAGaaggccgtcgacctcgccaccggcgtgcccgacgtcgacgccgaatccttcaaggcgctcgaggagaaggaggacgtCATCTTTGTCTACTTTTACGACCACGCCACCACGAGCGAGGACTTCCGAGCGCTCGAACGGatccccctcggcctcgtcggccacgccaAGCTCGTCAAGACCAAGGACCCCAAGATGAACGAGCGCTTCAAGATCACCACCTGGCCCCGGCTTTTGGTCTCGCGGGAGGGCCGGCCGACGTACTTtgcgccgctgccgccgaacGAGATGAGGGACGTcaacggcgtcctcgactGGATGAGGTCCGTCTGGCTGCCGCTGGTGCCCGAGCTGACGCCGTCGAACGCGCGGCAGATCATGgacggcaagctcgtcgtcctcggcgtcctcaaCCGCCGGGACCAGGACGCGTTCCAGAGCTCGCTCCGCGAGATCAAGAGCGCCGCCAACGAGTGGATGGACCGCCAGGTGCAGGAGTTTCAGCTCGAGCGGAAGAAGCTCCGAGACTCGAAGCAGATGCggatcgaggaggccgaggaccgCGACGACCAGCGAGCGCTGCGGGCCGCCAAGGCGATTCGCATCGACATGGACAGCACGAGCCGCAAGGAGGTGACGTTTGCctgggtcgacggcgagtaCTGGCAGCGCTGGATCCGCTCCACATATGGTGTCGACGTcaaggacggcgagcgaATCATCATCAACGACGAAGATGTACGTCTccgcctcccctcccctcccctcccctcccctcccatCCCCTGCCATCCCCCTCGCTTCCCTTCGCTTCCTCCCTTCTCTTTCCTTCATCGTGCACTACACCATGCCGTGCAGAACATGGCACTAACACGGAGGAACAGAAGCGGAGGTACTGGGACAACACGGTGACGGGCAACTACATCCTCGTCAGTCGCACGTCCATCATGGAGACGCTCGACAAGGTGGTCCACAGCTCGCACATGATCAAGTACAAGCTCACCGTCTCTGCCTTTGAGAAGGTTTTACTCGACATCCGCGCCACCTTCGTGGAGCGGCCCTTCTTATCGATCGGCTGCGTTGCCGGCATCGGCTTCGGCCTCTTCTCCTGGCTGCGCGGGCGtagccgccgacgcggggGGCACTTtcgactcgacgacggcatgggcatcaaggagctcaaggacgGCCTGCTGGGAGCGAACGGGAACCAGAAGTCTGATTGATCGTGGGCCGGTGGCCGGGGAAGACAGCAGCAGTGCTGGGTGGCATGCGAGAGAATCCGTCGGCCACTTTCACCCTCACGCACTCTGTTCGGGCACGGGT of the Drechmeria coniospora strain ARSEF 6962 chromosome 01, whole genome shotgun sequence genome contains:
- a CDS encoding Thioredoxin-like fold protein gives rise to the protein MRPNALALLAGVAALGRAQSSAVPEAKKEGAALSSGTVPPLLELTPSTWEEESKRSRWLLIKHYSPYCDHCKAFAPTYQTAYEFYHTSKPAADTTFFKYYDFRFAMINCVAYSDLCGSHNVTSFPTTVLYENGESIDRIRGAKGMKELSELIEPALEKTKPGSRPKNLVLPTAGATFSDVAKPDAAKKQDVNQDDVKETKAKTAPAEHSTSGASVALTAESFQKLVTMSKDPWFIKFYAPWCHHCQALAPTWEQMAKSMRGKLNVGEVNCDKETRLCKDVGARAFPTILFFKGAERAEYNGLRGLGDLVQYAEKAVDLATGVPDVDAESFKALEEKEDVIFVYFYDHATTSEDFRALERIPLGLVGHAKLVKTKDPKMNERFKITTWPRLLVSREGRPTYFAPLPPNEMRDVNGVLDWMRSVWLPLVPELTPSNARQIMDGKLVVLGVLNRRDQDAFQSSLREIKSAANEWMDRQVQEFQLERKKLRDSKQMRIEEAEDRDDQRALRAAKAIRIDMDSTSRKEVTFAWVDGEYWQRWIRSTYGVDVKDGERIIINDEDKRRYWDNTVTGNYILVSRTSIMETLDKVVHSSHMIKYKLTVSAFEKVLLDIRATFVERPFLSIGCVAGIGFGLFSWLRGRSRRRGGHFRLDDGMGIKELKDGLLGANGNQKSD